A stretch of the Deinobacterium chartae genome encodes the following:
- the hisH gene encoding imidazole glycerol phosphate synthase subunit HisH: protein MNTLLIDYGSGNLRSAAKALERAEFDLTVSSDPDAVARADALVIPGQGHFRQVMERFRAAGFEEPIRAAIAAGKPVLGICVGLQLLFDGSDEAPETPGLGVLRGQIRRFTGDIKVPQMQWNTLEPVGDSPLLEGVACASFAYFVHSYYAPLDAEVDAGAISDYGTPFWSVISHGNVQATQFHPEKSQDVGLQILRNFKRFAKNA, encoded by the coding sequence GTGAACACCCTTTTGATCGACTATGGAAGCGGCAACCTGCGCAGCGCCGCCAAGGCCCTCGAGCGTGCCGAGTTCGACCTGACCGTCTCCTCGGACCCGGACGCGGTCGCCCGCGCCGACGCCCTGGTGATTCCCGGGCAGGGCCACTTCCGTCAGGTGATGGAACGCTTCCGCGCCGCCGGTTTCGAGGAGCCGATCCGGGCGGCCATCGCCGCCGGCAAGCCGGTGCTGGGCATCTGCGTGGGCCTGCAACTGCTGTTCGACGGCTCGGACGAAGCGCCCGAAACGCCCGGTCTGGGCGTGCTGCGCGGTCAGATCCGGCGCTTTACGGGCGACATCAAGGTGCCGCAGATGCAGTGGAACACCCTCGAGCCGGTCGGCGACAGCCCGCTGCTCGAGGGCGTGGCCTGCGCCTCGTTCGCCTATTTTGTGCATTCGTACTATGCGCCGCTGGACGCCGAGGTGGACGCCGGAGCGATCAGCGACTACGGCACGCCGTTCTGGAGCGTGATCTCGCACGGCAACGTGCAGGCCACGCAGTTCCACCCGGAAAAGAGTCAGGACGTGGGACTGCAGATCCTGCGGAATTTTAAACGTTTCGCCAAGAACGCCTAA
- a CDS encoding PQQ-binding-like beta-propeller repeat protein, with amino-acid sequence MRVGLLSTLGALHSALAVPSVNWTRELKAIGSISVAEGGDLLFVSSDGNLKRVSPSGETRWSFKLSDIGRAAPVVGPGGRIYVASYDDHLYAVGPDGKVIWKYKADGDLYATPALRADGSLILASTTGKVVALSAQGSVLWTFQAPSEIFSSPAVAPDGSIYFGTQSGRFYALTAQGQPRWTFQAGSTIFSSAAIDSDGTLYFGSSDRHLYALTPDGQLKWRFPTGLFVNASPIITGEGLIVVGSFDRKLYAVNREGQEVWSRDLGAQIAAPAVQLEGGEIVVGAYDGRLRAFSPQGQELWNFALEGRIDTSAAVSEKGELYFSSLSGKVAAIKGLSPLARSPWPYYRNVSTAWGRVLSSAEAQAIFAKRPAAPVVRPPVAGTPPLPAQPNAPLAGVRQPPAVAVPTPAQPAGPSAFAAETAGRAARVLGGDLYLPFVPVSAALGAFPAGYVSGRATLVLGGEPFALRARLIEGVPYVRLADLATLPGASLAADLTLRRVVFHTPNLQVQFPVDVATLLSRAELAAPTARVLGLRSAR; translated from the coding sequence ATGAGAGTCGGTTTGCTTTCCACGCTGGGGGCTCTTCACTCAGCGCTGGCTGTTCCATCAGTTAACTGGACCCGAGAACTCAAGGCCATCGGCAGCATCTCGGTCGCAGAGGGCGGTGACCTGCTGTTCGTCAGCAGCGACGGAAACCTCAAGCGCGTTTCGCCCAGCGGGGAAACCCGCTGGAGTTTCAAGTTGTCCGACATCGGGCGCGCCGCGCCGGTCGTCGGACCGGGCGGGCGCATCTACGTCGCCAGCTACGACGATCACCTGTACGCGGTTGGTCCGGACGGCAAGGTCATCTGGAAGTACAAGGCCGACGGTGATCTGTACGCCACGCCGGCGCTGCGGGCCGATGGCAGCCTGATTCTGGCCTCCACCACCGGCAAGGTGGTCGCGCTCAGCGCCCAGGGAAGCGTGCTGTGGACCTTCCAGGCCCCGTCTGAAATCTTCTCCAGTCCGGCCGTCGCTCCCGACGGCAGCATCTATTTTGGAACGCAAAGCGGCCGTTTCTATGCCCTGACCGCGCAGGGACAGCCGCGCTGGACCTTCCAGGCCGGTTCCACGATCTTCTCGAGCGCAGCCATCGACAGCGACGGCACGCTGTACTTCGGCTCGAGTGACCGTCACCTGTACGCGCTGACCCCCGACGGCCAGCTCAAGTGGCGTTTTCCCACCGGTCTGTTCGTGAACGCCTCGCCGATCATCACCGGCGAGGGTCTGATCGTGGTGGGTTCTTTTGACCGCAAGCTCTACGCGGTGAACCGCGAAGGTCAGGAAGTCTGGTCGCGCGACCTCGGCGCTCAGATCGCAGCCCCCGCCGTGCAGCTCGAGGGCGGCGAGATCGTGGTGGGTGCCTACGACGGCCGGCTGCGCGCCTTCTCGCCCCAGGGACAGGAGCTGTGGAACTTCGCCCTCGAGGGGCGCATCGACACCTCCGCCGCCGTTTCCGAAAAGGGCGAGCTGTACTTCAGTTCGCTCAGCGGCAAGGTCGCGGCCATCAAGGGCCTGTCGCCGCTGGCCCGCAGTCCCTGGCCGTACTACCGCAACGTCTCCACCGCCTGGGGCCGGGTGCTGAGTTCCGCCGAAGCGCAGGCGATCTTTGCCAAGCGCCCCGCAGCGCCGGTCGTGCGTCCGCCGGTCGCCGGCACGCCTCCGCTGCCCGCTCAGCCGAATGCTCCGCTGGCCGGGGTGCGTCAGCCACCCGCTGTGGCGGTGCCCACCCCGGCGCAACCGGCTGGCCCTTCGGCTTTTGCCGCCGAGACGGCCGGGCGCGCGGCGCGGGTGCTCGGGGGAGACCTGTACCTGCCCTTCGTACCGGTCTCGGCCGCGCTCGGAGCGTTCCCCGCCGGTTACGTCTCGGGCCGGGCGACCCTGGTTCTGGGAGGCGAGCCTTTCGCGTTGCGGGCCCGCCTGATCGAGGGGGTGCCGTACGTCCGCCTGGCCGACTTGGCCACCTTACCGGGTGCGAGCCTCGCGGCCGACTTGACCCTGCGCCGGGTGGTCTTTCACACGCCGAACCTGCAAGTCCAGTTCCCGGTCGACGTGGCCACCCTGCTGTCGCGGGCGGAGCTCGCCGCTCCTACCGCTCGGGTCCTTGGCCTAAGATCAGCGCGCTGA
- a CDS encoding phosphotransferase family protein codes for MKLPDFPDLSADRLEAVSRRFGGRPLTRLPEVGIFNAVFALGDDLILRVPRDDPKFAEALERESRIIPMARAAGVRTPDLIVFEEDHALFPWPFVVLERVPGTHLAALDLEPEAVADVWRELGADYARLHAGVLPGADNADLVSHDLPDPREMAARCAEEGHYGPSEVRWLDRWLARLEEAARTDHPRRFLHGDPQATNVMVDPAGPRYRAVIDWGAATWGDPAWDFAGVPLRAVPFMLEGYRAQGLLDPDPSLEARILRRQLQVGLFLLGRGPAPGRSWAERSAGVLLEVLRFLTSPQGAAWNAWIS; via the coding sequence ATGAAGCTGCCCGATTTCCCGGACCTGTCCGCTGACCGCCTCGAGGCGGTCTCACGCCGTTTCGGGGGTCGCCCGCTGACCCGGCTGCCCGAGGTCGGCATTTTCAACGCGGTGTTTGCGCTGGGTGATGACCTGATCCTGCGCGTTCCGCGCGACGACCCCAAGTTCGCCGAGGCCCTGGAGCGCGAGAGCCGGATTATCCCCATGGCCCGAGCCGCCGGGGTGCGCACACCGGATCTGATCGTCTTCGAAGAGGATCACGCGCTGTTTCCCTGGCCTTTTGTGGTCCTCGAGCGCGTTCCGGGGACGCACTTGGCCGCCCTGGACCTCGAGCCCGAAGCGGTCGCGGACGTGTGGCGCGAACTCGGCGCCGACTACGCCCGCCTGCACGCCGGGGTGCTTCCCGGGGCGGACAACGCCGACTTGGTGTCCCACGACCTGCCCGACCCGCGCGAGATGGCCGCCCGATGCGCCGAGGAGGGACATTACGGCCCGTCCGAGGTCCGCTGGCTGGACCGCTGGCTCGCGCGCCTCGAGGAGGCTGCCCGCACCGATCACCCGCGCCGCTTTCTGCACGGGGACCCGCAGGCCACCAACGTGATGGTGGACCCGGCGGGTCCGCGCTACCGCGCGGTGATCGACTGGGGTGCGGCCACCTGGGGCGACCCGGCCTGGGACTTCGCGGGCGTGCCGCTGCGCGCGGTGCCGTTCATGCTCGAAGGCTACCGGGCCCAGGGGCTGCTGGACCCGGATCCCAGCCTCGAGGCGCGTATCCTGCGGCGGCAGCTGCAAGTCGGACTGTTCCTGTTGGGCCGTGGTCCGGCCCCCGGGCGCTCCTGGGCCGAGCGCTCGGCCGGGGTGCTCCTCGAGGTGCTGCGTTTTCTGACCTCCCCGCAGGGAGCCGCCTGGAATGCCTGGATCAGCTGA
- a CDS encoding cation diffusion facilitator family transporter, with product MAHSHDHNHDHNHAHGSDRRRLGIALGLTATLMVAEIVGGLASGSLALLSDAGHMASDAVALILSLTAAYVAARPASARRSYGWRRSEVLAALANAAGLLAVTAWILLEAAERLRNPHPIEGGLMLGVAVAGLLANAASAWVLHGGHRHSLNVRGAFLHVIGDLLGSVGAIIAALVVLLTSYTAADPIISVLVALLIARSAWTLLKEALEVLMESSPKGTDPATIRRSLEGVPGVRGVHDLHLWSISSGFPVMTAHLELHAGSDASRVLRTAREILSRRFGLTHVTLQLEAESCGCTPCDALLPPPARRAH from the coding sequence ATGGCCCACAGCCACGATCACAACCACGATCACAACCACGCCCACGGCTCGGACCGCCGCCGCCTGGGCATCGCCCTGGGTCTGACCGCCACGCTGATGGTCGCCGAGATCGTCGGCGGGCTCGCCTCGGGCAGCCTCGCACTGCTGTCCGACGCCGGCCACATGGCCAGCGACGCGGTCGCCCTGATCCTCAGCCTGACCGCCGCCTACGTCGCGGCGCGCCCGGCCTCCGCCCGCCGTTCGTACGGCTGGCGTCGCAGCGAGGTCTTAGCGGCCCTGGCCAACGCCGCAGGCCTGCTGGCCGTGACCGCCTGGATCCTGCTCGAGGCCGCCGAGCGCCTGAGGAACCCGCACCCGATCGAAGGCGGGCTGATGCTGGGGGTGGCCGTCGCAGGTCTGCTGGCCAACGCCGCAAGTGCCTGGGTCCTGCACGGCGGCCACCGCCACAGCCTGAACGTGCGGGGCGCTTTTTTGCACGTGATCGGCGACCTGCTCGGCTCGGTCGGAGCCATCATCGCCGCGCTGGTGGTCCTGCTGACCAGCTATACCGCCGCTGACCCGATCATCTCGGTGCTGGTCGCACTCCTGATCGCACGCTCGGCCTGGACCCTGCTGAAAGAGGCCCTCGAGGTCTTAATGGAAAGCAGCCCCAAGGGAACCGATCCCGCCACGATCCGCCGCAGCCTCGAGGGCGTTCCGGGGGTGCGCGGCGTGCACGACCTGCACCTGTGGTCCATCTCCAGCGGCTTCCCGGTCATGACCGCCCACCTCGAGCTGCACGCGGGCAGCGACGCGAGCCGCGTGCTGCGTACGGCCCGCGAGATCCTCTCCCGCCGCTTCGGCCTGACCCACGTCACCTTGCAGCTCGAGGCGGAAAGCTGCGGCTGCACGCCCTGTGACGCCCTCCTGCCGCCCCCCGCTCGCCGGGCACACTGA
- a CDS encoding DUF2243 domain-containing protein — MTHNANNPANRTARTWVAGAVVMGMGMGGFVDGIVLHQILQWHHLLSEPYPPTSLENLHLNTLADGLFHALTWVFTLLGLLLLWIGARGTDLERRPNTLIGGLLAGWGLFNLIEGLVMHQVLGLHHVRPGPDELAYDLGYLALGALLLVAGTLLIRRGRRAT; from the coding sequence ATGACGCACAACGCGAACAACCCGGCGAACCGGACGGCCCGTACTTGGGTGGCCGGAGCGGTCGTGATGGGCATGGGTATGGGCGGCTTTGTCGACGGTATCGTGCTGCACCAGATCCTGCAGTGGCACCACCTGCTCAGCGAGCCCTACCCACCCACCTCGCTGGAAAACCTCCACCTCAACACGCTGGCCGACGGCCTGTTTCATGCGCTCACCTGGGTTTTTACCCTGCTGGGCCTGCTGCTGCTGTGGATCGGAGCGCGGGGCACCGACCTCGAGCGACGCCCGAATACCCTGATCGGCGGGCTGCTGGCCGGCTGGGGGCTTTTTAACCTGATCGAGGGCCTGGTCATGCACCAGGTGCTGGGCCTGCACCACGTGCGTCCGGGCCCAGACGAGCTGGCCTACGACCTGGGCTACCTGGCCCTGGGCGCGCTGCTGCTGGTGGCCGGGACGCTGCTGATCCGGCGCGGGCGGCGCGCGACTTGA
- the pstB gene encoding phosphate ABC transporter ATP-binding protein PstB: MTQTQTQTARPQTAALLSAQDVSIYYGSKQAVKHVTFDIQPNTVNALIGPSGCGKTTFLRAINRMHDMTPGARVTGVIQLDGQDIYGEGVDPVAIRRRVGMVFQKPNPFPTMSIYDNVIAGLKLAGVRNRAQLDAIVERSLRQAALWDEVKDRLRPPATGLSGGQQQRLCIARALAVEPEILLMDEPTSALDPQATARIEDLLGELKKDVTIIIVTHNMQQAARVSDTTSFFLNGDLVERGPTDQIFTSPRDERTEAYVTGRFG; this comes from the coding sequence ATGACCCAGACCCAGACCCAGACCGCCCGTCCGCAGACCGCCGCGCTGCTGAGCGCTCAGGACGTCTCGATCTACTACGGCAGCAAGCAGGCCGTCAAACACGTGACCTTCGACATCCAGCCCAACACCGTCAACGCCCTGATCGGGCCGTCGGGCTGCGGCAAGACCACCTTCTTGCGCGCCATCAACCGCATGCACGACATGACCCCTGGCGCGCGCGTCACCGGCGTTATCCAGCTCGACGGCCAGGACATCTACGGTGAGGGCGTGGACCCGGTGGCCATCCGCCGCCGCGTGGGCATGGTGTTCCAGAAGCCCAACCCCTTCCCCACCATGTCGATCTACGACAACGTGATCGCAGGCCTCAAGCTGGCCGGAGTGCGCAACCGCGCACAGCTCGATGCGATCGTCGAGCGCTCGCTGCGGCAGGCTGCCCTGTGGGACGAGGTCAAAGACCGCCTGCGCCCCCCCGCGACCGGACTTTCGGGCGGTCAGCAGCAGCGCCTGTGCATCGCCCGCGCGCTGGCGGTCGAACCCGAGATCTTGCTGATGGACGAGCCCACCTCGGCCCTGGACCCGCAGGCGACCGCCCGCATCGAGGACCTGCTGGGCGAACTGAAAAAAGACGTCACCATCATTATCGTGACCCACAACATGCAGCAGGCCGCCCGCGTGAGCGACACCACCTCGTTCTTCTTGAACGGCGACCTGGTCGAGCGCGGTCCGACCGATCAGATTTTCACTTCTCCGCGCGACGAGCGCACCGAGGCCTACGTCACCGGACGCTTCGGCTGA
- the phoU gene encoding phosphate signaling complex protein PhoU, translated as MREAFDLTIHDISADFLRMQSLTLEQLTKVRSALQGGTVSNLRERIRSIDLEVDQLEIDLEAHCLRAIARHQPVASDLRFFMLILKSLTDLERIGDYAVHIAGDIEELAGELRGAQTADILPLLTRLTEMLEKLSYAFTEKDVAEAAAIERMDDDVDALYEQLQRAALTRILEDPRSLSSALKLNRMARSLERLGDHIENVAERIRYWLTGQR; from the coding sequence ATGCGCGAAGCTTTTGACCTGACCATTCACGATATCAGCGCCGACTTCCTACGGATGCAGAGCCTGACCCTCGAGCAGCTCACCAAGGTTCGCTCGGCGCTGCAGGGCGGGACGGTCAGCAACCTGCGCGAGCGCATCCGCAGTATCGACCTCGAGGTGGACCAGCTCGAAATCGACCTCGAGGCCCACTGCCTGCGCGCGATCGCGCGGCATCAGCCGGTGGCGAGCGACCTGCGCTTTTTCATGCTGATTCTCAAAAGCCTGACCGACCTCGAGCGCATCGGGGACTACGCGGTGCACATCGCCGGGGACATCGAGGAACTGGCCGGAGAGCTGCGTGGGGCGCAGACGGCCGACATCTTGCCGCTGCTGACCCGCCTGACCGAGATGCTCGAGAAGCTGTCGTACGCCTTCACCGAGAAGGACGTGGCGGAGGCTGCGGCGATCGAGCGGATGGATGACGATGTGGACGCGCTGTACGAGCAACTGCAGCGTGCAGCGCTCACCCGCATCCTCGAGGATCCGCGCAGCCTGAGCTCGGCGCTGAAGCTCAACCGCATGGCGCGCAGCCTCGAGCGGCTGGGAGACCACATCGAGAACGTGGCGGAGCGCATCCGCTACTGGCTGACCGGGCAACGCTGA
- a CDS encoding imidazoleglycerol-phosphate dehydratase: MRSSEAGEATLAPRRAQIRRDTLETRIRIELDLDQPLEGPLRTGHGFQEHMLDQIRRHGRLGLVIEAEGDLHVDVHHLAEDTGIALGQALSQALGDRRGIERYADAFVPMDETLAHVVLDFSGRAHLAFEPERLEVVGDANGYNIYHLREFLRGLCNHAGITLHVRLLAGREAHHVIEAITKALARAIYLATRVTGQALPSTKGLL, from the coding sequence ATGAGATCGTCCGAAGCAGGAGAGGCCACCTTGGCCCCGCGCCGCGCCCAGATCCGCCGCGACACCCTAGAGACCCGCATCCGGATCGAGCTGGACCTTGACCAGCCGCTCGAGGGACCGCTCCGGACCGGGCACGGCTTTCAGGAGCACATGCTCGACCAGATCCGCCGCCACGGCCGGCTCGGGCTGGTGATCGAGGCCGAGGGCGACTTGCACGTGGACGTACACCACCTCGCCGAGGACACGGGCATCGCGCTGGGGCAGGCCCTCTCGCAGGCCCTGGGCGACCGGCGCGGCATCGAACGCTACGCCGATGCCTTCGTGCCCATGGACGAAACGCTGGCGCACGTCGTTCTAGACTTTTCCGGGCGCGCCCACCTCGCTTTTGAACCCGAACGCCTCGAGGTGGTCGGGGACGCCAACGGCTACAACATCTACCACCTGCGCGAGTTCCTGCGCGGGCTGTGCAACCACGCGGGCATCACGCTGCACGTGCGCCTGCTGGCCGGACGCGAGGCCCACCACGTGATCGAGGCGATCACCAAGGCCCTGGCCCGGGCCATCTACCTTGCAACCCGCGTAACCGGCCAGGCCCTCCCCTCTACCAAAGGCCTGCTGTGA
- the glgB gene encoding 1,4-alpha-glucan branching protein GlgB encodes MSHTFLNKHEVEQVMAGRHYDPFRVLGLHPLGGNDWVIQAWLPDVREAEVILPSGRRYPMRRTLEAGFFQVRVPEEPDLGRYLLRTVFHDGSELTRRDPYSFWPLLGDFDLALLQAGDHHYAYEKLGAHIREVDGVTGVHFAVWAPHAERVSVVGHFNGWNGLRHPMRNMGSSGVWELFIPGLGHGELYRFEIRTRRGELLLKSDPYGRCMEMRPSTASIVWDIEGFEWTDAEYLARRRSDARDQPISVYEVHLGSWARGENGSFLNYRELAHRIADYVTDLGFTHVELLPITEHPFDGSWGYQVTGYFAPTSRFGTPQDFMYFVNHLHSRGIGVIIDWVPGHFPKDPSGLAYFDGQALYEYADPRKGEHQDWGTHIFDYGRAEVVNFLLASANFWLDKYHVDGLRVDAVASMLYLDFSRKPGEWVPNQYGGNENLEAIAFLKRLNELTHRYFPGVLNMAEESSSFPGVSSPVFAGGLGFDFKWGMGWMNDSLAYFEKDPIYRKYEHHKISFFMVYAYSENYILPISHDEVVHGKRSMIEKMPGDVWQKFAGLRAFLGYQWTMPGKKLLFMGQEFGQWKEWQYAESLEWNLLDFPSHRGVQRLVADLNRLYRSERALHAADNIPGGFEWLVSDDADRSVYAYLRRDPASGEFVVVICNFTPVQYDRYRLGVPEGGAYLEVLNSDAELYWGGNKGNLGEVWASDQPSHGRPFSLEVLLPAYGVLVFKPRR; translated from the coding sequence ATGTCCCACACCTTTCTGAACAAACACGAGGTCGAGCAGGTCATGGCGGGCCGTCATTACGACCCTTTCCGTGTGCTCGGCCTCCATCCGCTGGGAGGCAACGACTGGGTCATTCAGGCCTGGCTGCCCGACGTCCGTGAAGCCGAGGTGATCTTGCCCTCCGGTCGGCGCTACCCGATGCGCCGCACCCTCGAGGCCGGCTTTTTTCAGGTACGCGTGCCCGAAGAACCCGACCTGGGCCGCTACCTGCTGCGCACCGTCTTTCACGACGGCAGCGAGCTCACCCGGCGCGACCCCTACAGCTTCTGGCCGCTGCTGGGCGACTTTGACCTGGCCCTGCTGCAAGCAGGCGACCACCACTACGCCTACGAGAAACTGGGCGCCCACATCCGCGAGGTGGACGGGGTCACGGGGGTCCACTTCGCAGTGTGGGCCCCGCACGCCGAACGGGTTTCGGTGGTGGGCCACTTCAACGGCTGGAACGGGCTGCGCCACCCGATGCGCAACATGGGCTCCTCGGGCGTGTGGGAACTGTTTATTCCCGGACTGGGCCACGGTGAGCTGTACCGTTTCGAGATTCGCACGCGGCGCGGTGAGCTGCTGCTGAAATCCGACCCGTACGGCCGCTGCATGGAGATGCGCCCCTCGACCGCCTCGATCGTCTGGGACATCGAGGGATTCGAGTGGACCGACGCCGAGTACCTGGCGCGCCGCCGCAGCGACGCGCGTGACCAGCCGATCTCGGTGTACGAGGTGCACCTGGGCTCCTGGGCGCGCGGCGAAAACGGCAGCTTCCTCAACTACCGCGAGCTCGCGCACCGCATCGCGGACTACGTCACCGACCTGGGCTTCACGCACGTCGAACTGCTGCCGATCACCGAGCACCCCTTCGACGGTTCGTGGGGCTATCAGGTCACCGGTTACTTCGCGCCCACCTCGAGGTTCGGCACCCCGCAGGACTTCATGTACTTCGTCAACCACCTGCACTCGCGCGGGATCGGCGTCATCATCGACTGGGTTCCGGGGCACTTTCCCAAGGACCCCTCGGGGCTGGCGTACTTCGACGGCCAGGCGCTGTACGAGTACGCCGACCCGCGCAAGGGCGAGCACCAGGACTGGGGTACGCACATCTTCGACTACGGCCGCGCCGAGGTCGTGAACTTCCTGCTGGCCTCGGCCAACTTCTGGCTCGACAAGTACCACGTCGACGGCCTGCGCGTGGACGCGGTGGCCTCGATGCTGTACCTGGACTTCTCGCGCAAGCCCGGCGAGTGGGTGCCCAACCAGTACGGCGGCAACGAGAACCTCGAGGCCATCGCCTTCTTGAAACGCCTCAACGAGCTGACCCACCGCTACTTCCCCGGTGTGCTGAACATGGCCGAGGAGTCCTCGAGCTTCCCGGGCGTGAGCTCGCCGGTGTTCGCAGGCGGGCTGGGCTTCGACTTCAAGTGGGGCATGGGCTGGATGAACGACTCGCTGGCCTACTTCGAGAAAGACCCGATCTACCGCAAGTACGAGCACCACAAGATCTCGTTTTTCATGGTGTACGCCTACAGCGAGAACTACATCCTGCCGATCTCGCACGACGAGGTGGTGCACGGCAAGCGCAGCATGATCGAGAAGATGCCCGGCGACGTATGGCAAAAGTTCGCGGGCCTGCGCGCCTTCTTGGGATACCAGTGGACCATGCCCGGCAAGAAACTGCTGTTTATGGGCCAGGAATTCGGGCAGTGGAAAGAGTGGCAGTACGCCGAGAGCCTCGAGTGGAACCTGCTCGACTTTCCCTCGCACCGCGGCGTGCAGCGCCTGGTCGCGGACCTCAACCGCCTCTACCGCAGCGAGCGCGCCCTGCACGCCGCCGACAACATCCCGGGCGGCTTCGAATGGCTGGTGAGCGACGACGCGGACCGCTCGGTGTACGCCTACTTGCGCAGGGACCCTGCCAGCGGCGAGTTTGTCGTGGTCATCTGCAACTTCACCCCAGTGCAGTACGACCGCTACCGCCTGGGCGTCCCCGAGGGCGGCGCGTACCTCGAGGTGCTGAACTCGGACGCCGAGCTCTACTGGGGCGGCAACAAGGGCAACTTAGGCGAGGTGTGGGCCAGCGACCAGCCCAGCCACGGGCGGCCTTTCTCGCTCGAGGTGCTGCTGCCCGCCTACGGCGTCTTGGTGTTCAAGCCGCGCCGCTGA